The window ctttccaagcggtgggacaattcttccactcccaatgcatacagtcgatgcttccaATCATTCCCGGGAATCCACGGTCATCTCCAGTATGTAGTAGTCTTTCCAGATCCTCCGGTGTGGGATGTCGTAGGTATTCATCGCCAAACAAGGTGATAATTCCGGCGGTAAAATTGTGCAAACATTTTCGAGCCGTTGTTTCAGCAAGATGGATATATTCGTCTTGCTGATCGGCCGCACCACCGTATGCCAATTGGTGAATAGCTGCAGTACATTTTTGCAGAGGTGAGAGACTTGTCCGTCCGGTTGCATCTTCTGTTAGTCGAAAATACGGTATTTCTGTAGAGAAACGATGCACAATACCCATGAACAAAGATTTGTTCATTCTAAACCGGCGCCGGAATAAACGGGTTGATTATGTTGGATTCTCGGAAAAATAATCATTCCAAAGCCTTCTGTGCCCTTCTTCTCGGTCTCTCTCtataaaaattctttttttttctctcttttggtTCTGGAAAAGGATCATTAAATCCTAAAAACTCAGCAGCCATTGAAtcaaattcatcatcatcactctcATTGTGGTAATGATAATGCGAAGATGAAGCCATTCCAATGTTTTAAAAGATGAGAAGAAATTATTAAAGAGAGGAGAAGTTGCGAAATTTTTTGTGTCACAATGTCTTATATTTATAGAAGTGTGTCTACCTTGTGATACTAGTCTTTGTACGACAAGTGAGGAGATGTATTTTGGAAAGTTTGTCACGAGAAGTGTATCTTGTGAATGTGTCTTCCAAAATTATTAGCATCTTGTGaagtgtattttggatatatGTTCACGAGAAGTGTATCTTGTGATACTAGTCTTTTACGTGTTAGTAGCCTCTTGTCttgttatgtaaaattattaacaTCTCGTGGTTGTTACAAAATATTACACAAGGCATTACAAAATATTCCACAAGTCATTACAAGTCTCCATAATTCATTAAACAGCATAACATTTCCGAGAGAGGGAAGACCATATCCTAGTCTCCAAAATCATTAAAGTGCATTACATATCCTAATACAAAGATCGTGAGTCACTTAAAACAGATCACCACAACTAAGAAAACTAACACAGTGATCACTAGGCCACCAAATAGTTCAAAACCAATGAGGTAACTTGCTCTCTTCTTTCCTAACTCACAGACAAGGTTCTCAAGCCTAACCAATTTCTGCTCAGTTTCAAAGTCACTAAACAAGGTTAGATTGTCTACCTTTTCATTGAGTTGAAGTACATGTCTATCCCTTGCCCTCATCTCCTCCATCATGGCGACATCCCACCACTTCCATACATGGCATTCTCCATCGTCAGCTTGGTCACAAGTGAAGTAAAGTCTTCCTCTATCGTTAAGAGTCTTCGAAGTTGCTAGTTTTGGAGCGCCACCACAGTAGCAGGTCTGCGGAAATCCGAACTCAACTTCAGGTTGAGGTGGGTATTGAGGCGGCTCTTGGTCTCCACGGATGAGCTCTTCTTGGTCCCGACGGATGAGCTCTTCTTGGTCCCGACGGATGAGCTCTTCTGTAGAGCTGTATCCACCGTCTGATGAATCCCCACAATAATCCTATGAAAGAGATGGCTGGCTGTATCTATATCGTCCCATTTCCTAAAAttaacagaaataaacacagATCATTTTAATTCAAACAGAAACATAGCGAACACAGAAACTTCGATTCATGGTaaaacagaaataaacacatagcATTTTAATTCAAACAGAAACATAGCGAACACAGAAACAGAAACACATaagaatttaaattaaaacagcAACAGCAACTTTCATTCATTAGATAGAAGGATACATACAAAACAGAGACATTTAGAATTTTTTCTACCAAAGAAACATGGAAACGGTTGAttcaaagaaacaaagaaacatgGGAACTTAGAGCTTAACAAGCTAATCCTTAGAAATACAGCGCCAATAGCTTATTCTTGACAATTTCTTCAGCCTCAGTAAGTGGTTGATTCTTGGCTAGAAGTGTGTCAAGAATCGCAAGCTTTGTTAGTCTCTCCTTCATCAAGAGATCATCCTTCTTCATCTCCCAAACGGTCTGACACTCCTCCATAGACCTCACTGGCGCGGTATTCTTCCTTTTAGCTTTCGCCGCCTTGATACCTTCAGGACGGACCTCAGGATCACCTACGGGGCAGCTTGAAGCTTGGGAGCATGTCTCTTTTCGCTTTGAATTCACGGTAGGCTTAGGAGTGTTAAGGCTGACCCATTTCTGCTCATACCTCAACACACACCAAGCATGGTCAAGCGTGAATTTTGTCTTGTGATCGGCGAAGTAGATGTCTTTGGCGAGCTTGAGAAGATCATTGTCATTCTGACCAGAACTCATCTGTCTCTCAGCTGCCGCGTATGCAGCACAGAATTTGTTCGTGTAGTCATTGATTTTGTGCCACCTTTGCTTACAATGGAGATGCTCTCGTGATTCACCACTCGCTTTAGCATGGGGACTTGACGCATAGAACTCACCAACTCGTTTCCAGAAAGTCCCTGATTTTTGATCAACTCCAACTACAGCATCCTTGGATGTGTTTAGCCACCCACTTATTAACACCTCGTCATCGGCTGGAGTCCAGTTCTTTCGCTCCCTAGAGGCAACTGGTGGGTTTTCGGGTGCAACAGGAGCCTGTGGTGGTTGTGAACTAAAAGCGGGGATGTCTGATGCTCCAAACTGATGAGGAGAACCATAACTTTCATAAGGAAAGGTCTGGCTGTTAAGAAAGTTGACGAAACTAGGACGAGGCTGAGTAAATGGATTCAATGGATCACTTGAATCCATTGAGATTATACGAGAtagaagagaggaagagaggtTGTTGCGTTTCAATAAGTGAAAGATTGATGTGTTTTAATAGGTGAAAAGTGAGGATGTAATAAGTAACCTTCTTAAAGACCTAACCACAAACTACCAGGGTCTAATCAGAACTTATTACAGTAATAACAACAAAGCTCAACTTTAAGCTTTATCTTAACCGAACGAGAACAACAACAaacgagaacaacaacaacaacctatAAAGAAGAAGACAACAACAAACTATAAAGAAGACAGAACACAGAAAACAACGAAACTATAGTAAACTTGTTTTCCAACTACTTCCCATTACACTCATCAAACCAAGCAAACATATCTCCACGCTATCTTAAACATTCTTACACAAAATCACAAACACAGTACGGTATCTTACACAAAATCACAAACACAGTAAGCTATCTTAAATGTCCACACCAACTAAAACAATTACGTTTAAGTCATAAAGAAGACAGAAGAAGACAAACCTCGATTCTACTAATCAAACGACTAATCAATTAACTCCCTAATCAGCCGATGTAGATTATCAGACATAGCTTCAGTTCTTAACCCATTGGTTCAGTTTAGAACCCTAATCAATTAACACTAATCAACCGAGAAAGACAAACCTCGATTATATAGTCTAAACAATTCGAAAATCACAAAAGGGAGGTACATGAAGGAACACGAACCTTCTGGGGTTCGATCGGTTTTGGTACTCGATTAAACGACAAAACAGAGAGGATTGCGATGACTTTATTTCCTGCCGATATCGCCTtgtcgagagagagagaagaaggagaCGAAGTGAATGAATCCCGACCAAACTcgactctctctctccccttGGGTTTGCCTTTCCCGAGCTGCCACGTACTCCCAAGGACTTTGTTAAAAACTTCTTATTCTGAAAACGTTTGTCcgatttttctttatttttcattttcttttgggCCAATATTATGTCGGGACTTGGGTTTAGATACGCCGATATTGGTGCTCTAAGGAAAGTTAGGTCCAAACATTTAAAGTCCCCTAATGATGGTGACATTAGTCTACAGCAAATTCTGTTATTAAGCTACGCATCAAACATGATTTAACAACATTGAGCATTATCATTAGTCCTACCCAAAaagcaaaacatatatatacgcGATACGCCTCAAATGATTACATCATCAGAAAATAACGATTTGTATTTTTATTCGTGAATCTTTGCTTTACGTATTGGCTGAGACTGCATTTTAACCTtcagaaataagaaaaaacattcaGAAGTAAATGTATTGAGTTGATA of the Brassica rapa cultivar Chiifu-401-42 chromosome A03, CAAS_Brap_v3.01, whole genome shotgun sequence genome contains:
- the LOC103861155 gene encoding glutathione S-transferase T3-like, which produces MDSSDPLNPFTQPRPSFVNFLNSQTFPYESYGSPHQFGASDIPAFSSQPPQAPVAPENPPVASRERKNWTPADDEVLISGWLNTSKDAVVGVDQKSGTFWKRVGEFYASSPHAKASGESREHLHCKQRWHKINDYTNKFCAAYAAAERQMSSGQNDNDLLKLAKDIYFADHKTKFTLDHAWCVLRYEQKWVSLNTPKPTVNSKRKETCSQASSCPVGDPEVRPEGIKAAKAKRKNTAPVRSMEECQTVWEMKKDDLLMKERLTKLAILDTLLAKNQPLTEAEEIVKNKLLALKWDDIDTASHLFHRIIVGIHQTVDTALQKSSSVGTKKSSSVGTKKSSSVETKSRLNTHLNLKLSSDFRRPATVVALQN